A genomic window from Glycine max cultivar Williams 82 chromosome 17, Glycine_max_v4.0, whole genome shotgun sequence includes:
- the LOC100527818 gene encoding alpha-amylase inhibitor/lipid transfer/seed storage family protein precursor, translating to MESSRTSTTLALFLTINLLFFVMASGCYTCTQPKPNPIPFPYPNPSPAAKSCPRDALKLGVCANVLNGPIGAIVGSPPDHPCCSVLEGLLDLEVAVCLCTAIKANILGINLNIPISLSLILNACEKSPPSDFLCN from the coding sequence ATGGAGTCTTCTAGAACTTCAACTACTCTTGCTCTTTTTTTAACCATCAATTTGCTTTTCTTTGTCATGGCAAGTGGCTGCTACACTTGCACACAGCCTAAGCCAAACCCTATCCCATTCCCTTACCCTAACCCTAGTCCTGCCGCGAAGAGCTGCCCCAGGGACGCACTTAAGCTCGGAGTGTGCGCAAACGTGCTTAATGGACCAATTGGTGCTATTGTAGGGTCACCACCGGACCACCCATGTTGCTCAGTGCTAGAAGGGCTTCTTGATCTTGAAGTTGCGGTTTGCCTCTGCACTGCCATCAAAGCCAACATTCTTGGCATTAACCTTAACATCCCCATTTCGCTTAGCTTGATACTTAACGCCTGCGAGAAGTCGCCACCCTCTGACTTCCTGTGCAACTAG
- the LOC100499716 gene encoding extensin-like protein precursor, protein MGSKTRSFLALFLTINILFFALASACGTCPSPKPRHNKHKPVKPSPSGGSGGSGGSGGSGGSGGSGGSGGSGGSGGSGGSGGSSTSCPRDALKLGVCANVLNGLLNVTLGQPPVTPCCSLLNGLVDLEAAVCLCTALRANILGINLNLPISLSLLLNVCSRQVPRDFQCA, encoded by the coding sequence ATGGGTTCCAAAACTCGCTCTTTCCTTGCTCTTTTCCTCACGATCAACATTCTCTTCTTTGCCCTTGCCTCTGCCTGCGGGACATGCCCTAGCCCTAAGCCAAGGCATAATAAGCACAAGCCTGTTAAGCCAAGTCCTTCAGGTGGCTCAGGTGGTTCGGGTGGTTCAGGAGGCTCTGGTGGTTCAGGTGGCTCTGGTGGTTCAGGTGGTTCTGGTGGTTCAGGTGGCTCGGGTGGTTCAGGTGGCTCAAGTACCTCTTGCCCTCGTGACGCACTCAAACTAGGAGTGTGTGCCAATGTGCTAAACGGGTTGTTGAACGTGACTTTAGGTCAACCACCAGTTACCCCTTGTTGCTCCCTCCTCAATGGTCTTGTTGATCTTGAAGCTGCAGTGTGCCTTTGCACTGCCCTTAGGGCAAACATTTTGGGCATCAACCTCAACCTTCCAATCTCACTCAGCTTGCTTCTCAATGTTTGCTCAAGGCAAGTCCCACGTGATTTCCAATGTGCTTAA
- the LOC100801451 gene encoding 14 kDa proline-rich protein DC2.15, producing the protein MASKTCSSLALFLTLNLVFFSLVSACGYTPCPGPNPKPRPNPNPNPNPSPSGSCPRDALKLGVCANVLNLVNATLGQPPVTPCCTLLDGLVDLEAAVCLCTALKANILGINLNLPISLSLLLNVCSRKAPRDFQCA; encoded by the coding sequence ATGGCTTCAAAAACTTGTTCCTCCCTTGCCCTTTTCCTCACACTCAACCTCGTTTTCTTCTCACTTGTCTCTGCATGCGGTTATACACCATGCCCTGGTCCAAACCCAAAGCCAAGGCCCAACcccaaccctaaccctaaccccagCCCAAGTGGCTCGTGCCCCCGTGACGCACTCAAACTAGGTGTATGTGCCAATGTGCTAAACTTGGTGAACGCCACTTTGGGTCAACCACCAGTTACCCCTTGCTGCACCCTTCTCGATGGTctcgttgaccttgaagctgcAGTGTGCCTTTGCACTGCCCTCAAAGCAAACATTTTGGGCATCAACCTCAACCTTCCAATCTCCCTTAGCTTGCTTCTCAATGTTTGCTCAAGGAAAGCTCCACGTGATTTCCAATGTGCCTAA
- the LOC100801985 gene encoding 14 kDa proline-rich protein DC2.15, translating into MASKTCSSLALFLTLNLLFFSLVSACGSYSCPSPKPKPKPKPKPNPNPSPSGASCPRDALKLGVCANVLKGLLNVTLGQPPVTPCCTLLDGLVDLEAAVCLCTALKANVLGINLNLPISLSLLLNVCSRQVPRDFQCA; encoded by the coding sequence ATGGCCTCCAAAACATGTTCATCCCTTGCTCTTTTCCTCACACTCAACCTCCTCTTCTTTTCACTTGTCTCTGCATGCGGTAGTTATTCATGCCCTAGTCCAAAGCCAAAGCCAAAGCCCAAGCCAAAGCCCAACCCTAACCCTAGTCCTTCTGGTGCATCGTGCCCCCGTGACGCACTCAAGCTAGGTGTATGTGCCAACGTGCTAAAAGGGTTGTTGAACGTGACTTTGGGTCAACCACCAGTTACCCCTTGCTGCACCCTTCTCGATGGGCTCGTTGACCTTGAGGCTGCAGTGTGCCTTTGCACTGCCCTCAAAGCAAATGTTTTGGGCATCAACCTCAACCTTCCTATCTCACTCAGCTTGCTTCTCAATGTTTGCTCAAGGCAAGTCCCACGCGATTTTCAATGTGCCTAA
- the LOC100500016 gene encoding alpha-amylase inhibitor/lipid transfer/seed storage family protein precursor: MASKTCSSLALFLTLNLVFFSLVSACGYTPCPGPNPKPRPNPNPNPNPSPSGSCPRDALKLGVCANVLNLVNATLGQPPVTPCCSLLDGLVDLEAAVCLCTALKANILGINLNLPISLSLLLNVCSRKAPRDFQCAY, encoded by the coding sequence ATGGCTTCAAAAACTTGTTCCTCCCTTGCCCTTTTCCTCACACTCAACCTCGTTTTCTTCTCACTTGTCTCTGCATGCGGTTATACACCATGCCCTGGTCCAAACCCAAAGCCAAGGCCCAACcccaaccctaaccctaaccccagCCCAAGTGGCTCGTGCCCCCGTGACGCACTCAAACTAGGTGTATGCGCCAATGTGCTAAACTTGGTGAACGCCACTTTGGGTCAACCACCAGTTACCCCTTGTTGCTCCCTTCTCGATGGTCTCGTTGACCTTGAGGCTGCAGTGTGCCTTTGCACTGCTCTCAAAGCAAACATTTTGGGCATCAACCTCAACCTTCCGATCTCACTCAGCTTGCTTCTCAATGTTTGCTCAAGGAAAGCCCCACGTGATTTCCAATGTGCCTACTAA